The following proteins are co-located in the Lagenorhynchus albirostris chromosome 2, mLagAlb1.1, whole genome shotgun sequence genome:
- the SLC5A9 gene encoding sodium/glucose cotransporter 4 isoform X1, with the protein MSVELAAMGPGASGNGVSTATVPRSAPGPGGSLHAYDIAVLVVYFVFVIGVGIWSSIRASRGTIGGYFLAGRSISWWPIGASLMSSNVGSGLFIGLAGTGAAGGLAVGGFEWNMRKPKPGGPHQRSHRTEIRPLATWLLLALGWIFVPVYIAAGVVTMPQYLKKRFGGQRIQVYMSVLSLILYIFTKISTDIFSGALFIQMALGWNLYLSTVILLVVTAVYTITGGLTAVIYTDTLQTVIMVGGALVLMFLGFQEVGWYPGLEQRYRQAIPNVTVPNTTCHLPRPDAFHMLRDPVSGDIPWPGLIFGLTVLATWCWCTDQVIVQRSLSAKSLSHAKGGSVLGGYLKILPMFFIVMPGMISRALYPDEVGCVDPDICQRICGARVGCSNIAYPKLVMALMPMGLRGLMIAVIMAALMSSLTSIFNSSSTLFAIDVWQHFRRQATEQELMVVGRVFVVLLVVISILWVPIIQSSNSGQLFDYIQSVTSYLAPPITALFLLAIFCKRVTEPGAFWGLIFGLVVGLLRMTLEFSYPAPACGEADARPAVLKDFHYLYFALLLCGLTAIVIVTVSLCTTPIPEEKLARLTWWTRHGPHSELKREARESTAGTADMPSGEGPTGARGTENPRHGQEQPAAPRRSWGQLLWGWLCGLSRAPEQALSPAEKAALEQKLTSIEEEPLWRSVCNINAVLLLAVNIFLWGYFA; encoded by the exons ATGAGCGTGGAGCTGGCAGCAATGGGGCCTGGAGCTTCGGGAAATGGGGTCAGCACTGCGACAGTTCCACGCTCAGCACCGGGTCCTGGAGGCAGCCTGCATGCCTACGACATCGCGGTCCTGGTCGTCTACTTTGTCTTTGTCATTGGCGTGGGGATCTGG TCGTCCATCCGTGCCAGCCGAGGGACCATTGGCGGCTACTTCCTGGCGGGAAGGTCCATAAGCTGGTGGCCA ATCGGAGCATCTCTGATGTCCAGCAATGTGGGCAGCGGTTTGTTCATCGGCCTGGCTGGGACAGGGGCCGCTGGAGGCCTTGCTGTGGGTGGCTTTGAGTGGAAT atgaggaaaccaaagcctgGAGGACCTCATCAGAGGTCACACAGGACTGAGATCAGGCCTCTG GCAACCTGGCTGCTTCTGGCCCTCGGCTGGATCTTCGTCCCCGTGTACATCGCAGCCGGTGTGGTCACAATGCCGCAGTACCTGAAGAAGCGATTCGGGGGCCAGAGGATCCAGGTGTATATGTCAGTCCTTTCTCTCATCCTCTACATCTTCACCAAGATTTCA ACTGACATCTTCTCTGGAGCCCTCTTCATCCAGATGGCCTTGGGCTGGAACCTTTACCTCTCCACTGTGATCCTGCTGGTGGTGACGGCCGTCTATACCATCACAG GGGGCCTCACGGCCGTGATCTACACAGACACTCTGCAGACGGTGATCATGGTGGGGGGAGCCCTGGTCCTCATGTTTCTGG GCTTTCAAGAGGTGGGCTGGTACCCAGGCCTGGAGCAGAGGTACAGGCAGGCCATTCCTAATGTCACAGTCCCCAACACCACCTGTCACCTCCCCCGGCCCGACGCCTTCCACATGCTCCGGGACCCTGTGAGCGGGGACATCCCTTGGCCAGGCCTCATTTTCGGGCTCACGGTGCTGGCCACGTGGTGCTGGTGCACCGACCAG GTCATTGTGCAGAGGTCTCTCTCCGCCAAGAGTCTATCCCACGCCAAGGGGGGCTCCGTGCTGGGGGGCTACCTGAAGATCCTTCCCATGTTCTTTATCGTCATGCCTGGCATGATCAGCCGGGCCCTGTACCCAG ATGAAGTGGGCTGCGTGGACCCTGACATCTGCCAAAGAATCTGCGGGGCCCGCGTGGGATGTTCCAACATTGCCTACCCCAAGCTGGTCATGGCTCTCATGCCCATGG GTCTGCGGGGCCTGATGATCGCAGTGATCATGGCCGCCCTCATGAGCTCACTCACCTCCATCTTCAACAGCAGCAGTACCCTGTTTGCCATTGACGTGTGGCAGCACTTCCGCAGACAGGCAACAGAGCAGGAGCTGATGGTGGTGGGCAG AGTGTTTGTGGTGTTGCTCGTCGTCATCAGCATCCTCTGGGTCCCCATCATCCAAAGCTCCAACAGCGGGCAGCTCTTCGACTACATCCAGTCCGTCACCAGCTACCTGGCCCCACCCATCACTGCCCTCTTCCTGCTGGCCATCTTCTGCAAGAGGGTCACAGAGCCT GGAGCCTTTTGGGGCCTCATATTTGGCCTGGTGGTGGGGCTTCTGCGCATGACCCTGGAGTTCTCGTACCCAGCCCCAGCCTGTGGGGAGGCAGATGCGAGGCCGGCCGTGCTGAAAGACTTCCACTACCTCTACTTCGCGCTCCTCCTCTGTGGGCTCACGGCCATCGTCATCGTCACTGTCAGCCTCTGCACAACCCCCATCCCTGAGGAAAAG CTCGCTCGCCTGACGTGGTGGACACGGCACGGTCCTCACTCTGAGCTGAAGAGGGAGGCGCGGGAGAGCACAGCAGGGACAGCGGACATGCCATCTGGGGAGGGTCCTACAGGGGCCAGAGGGACAGAGAACCCCAGGCACGGCCAGGAACAGCCTGCAG CCCCACGCAGGTCCTGGGGACAGCTGCTCTGGGGCTGGCTGTGTGGGCTCTCGCGGGCCCCGGAGCAAGCGCTGAGCCCCGCGGAGAAGGCCGCGCTGGAGCAGAAACTGACCAGCATCGAGGAGGAGCCGCTCTGGAGAAGCGTCTGCAACATCAACGCCGTCCTCCTGCTGGCCGTCAACATCTTCCTCTGGGGCTACTTTGCGTGA
- the SLC5A9 gene encoding sodium/glucose cotransporter 4 isoform X2, giving the protein MSVELAAMGPGASGNGVSTATVPRSAPGPGGSLHAYDIAVLVVYFVFVIGVGIWSSIRASRGTIGGYFLAGRSISWWPIGASLMSSNVGSGLFIGLAGTGAAGGLAVGGFEWNATWLLLALGWIFVPVYIAAGVVTMPQYLKKRFGGQRIQVYMSVLSLILYIFTKISTDIFSGALFIQMALGWNLYLSTVILLVVTAVYTITGGLTAVIYTDTLQTVIMVGGALVLMFLGFQEVGWYPGLEQRYRQAIPNVTVPNTTCHLPRPDAFHMLRDPVSGDIPWPGLIFGLTVLATWCWCTDQVIVQRSLSAKSLSHAKGGSVLGGYLKILPMFFIVMPGMISRALYPDEVGCVDPDICQRICGARVGCSNIAYPKLVMALMPMGLRGLMIAVIMAALMSSLTSIFNSSSTLFAIDVWQHFRRQATEQELMVVGRVFVVLLVVISILWVPIIQSSNSGQLFDYIQSVTSYLAPPITALFLLAIFCKRVTEPGAFWGLIFGLVVGLLRMTLEFSYPAPACGEADARPAVLKDFHYLYFALLLCGLTAIVIVTVSLCTTPIPEEKLARLTWWTRHGPHSELKREARESTAGTADMPSGEGPTGARGTENPRHGQEQPAAPRRSWGQLLWGWLCGLSRAPEQALSPAEKAALEQKLTSIEEEPLWRSVCNINAVLLLAVNIFLWGYFA; this is encoded by the exons ATGAGCGTGGAGCTGGCAGCAATGGGGCCTGGAGCTTCGGGAAATGGGGTCAGCACTGCGACAGTTCCACGCTCAGCACCGGGTCCTGGAGGCAGCCTGCATGCCTACGACATCGCGGTCCTGGTCGTCTACTTTGTCTTTGTCATTGGCGTGGGGATCTGG TCGTCCATCCGTGCCAGCCGAGGGACCATTGGCGGCTACTTCCTGGCGGGAAGGTCCATAAGCTGGTGGCCA ATCGGAGCATCTCTGATGTCCAGCAATGTGGGCAGCGGTTTGTTCATCGGCCTGGCTGGGACAGGGGCCGCTGGAGGCCTTGCTGTGGGTGGCTTTGAGTGGAAT GCAACCTGGCTGCTTCTGGCCCTCGGCTGGATCTTCGTCCCCGTGTACATCGCAGCCGGTGTGGTCACAATGCCGCAGTACCTGAAGAAGCGATTCGGGGGCCAGAGGATCCAGGTGTATATGTCAGTCCTTTCTCTCATCCTCTACATCTTCACCAAGATTTCA ACTGACATCTTCTCTGGAGCCCTCTTCATCCAGATGGCCTTGGGCTGGAACCTTTACCTCTCCACTGTGATCCTGCTGGTGGTGACGGCCGTCTATACCATCACAG GGGGCCTCACGGCCGTGATCTACACAGACACTCTGCAGACGGTGATCATGGTGGGGGGAGCCCTGGTCCTCATGTTTCTGG GCTTTCAAGAGGTGGGCTGGTACCCAGGCCTGGAGCAGAGGTACAGGCAGGCCATTCCTAATGTCACAGTCCCCAACACCACCTGTCACCTCCCCCGGCCCGACGCCTTCCACATGCTCCGGGACCCTGTGAGCGGGGACATCCCTTGGCCAGGCCTCATTTTCGGGCTCACGGTGCTGGCCACGTGGTGCTGGTGCACCGACCAG GTCATTGTGCAGAGGTCTCTCTCCGCCAAGAGTCTATCCCACGCCAAGGGGGGCTCCGTGCTGGGGGGCTACCTGAAGATCCTTCCCATGTTCTTTATCGTCATGCCTGGCATGATCAGCCGGGCCCTGTACCCAG ATGAAGTGGGCTGCGTGGACCCTGACATCTGCCAAAGAATCTGCGGGGCCCGCGTGGGATGTTCCAACATTGCCTACCCCAAGCTGGTCATGGCTCTCATGCCCATGG GTCTGCGGGGCCTGATGATCGCAGTGATCATGGCCGCCCTCATGAGCTCACTCACCTCCATCTTCAACAGCAGCAGTACCCTGTTTGCCATTGACGTGTGGCAGCACTTCCGCAGACAGGCAACAGAGCAGGAGCTGATGGTGGTGGGCAG AGTGTTTGTGGTGTTGCTCGTCGTCATCAGCATCCTCTGGGTCCCCATCATCCAAAGCTCCAACAGCGGGCAGCTCTTCGACTACATCCAGTCCGTCACCAGCTACCTGGCCCCACCCATCACTGCCCTCTTCCTGCTGGCCATCTTCTGCAAGAGGGTCACAGAGCCT GGAGCCTTTTGGGGCCTCATATTTGGCCTGGTGGTGGGGCTTCTGCGCATGACCCTGGAGTTCTCGTACCCAGCCCCAGCCTGTGGGGAGGCAGATGCGAGGCCGGCCGTGCTGAAAGACTTCCACTACCTCTACTTCGCGCTCCTCCTCTGTGGGCTCACGGCCATCGTCATCGTCACTGTCAGCCTCTGCACAACCCCCATCCCTGAGGAAAAG CTCGCTCGCCTGACGTGGTGGACACGGCACGGTCCTCACTCTGAGCTGAAGAGGGAGGCGCGGGAGAGCACAGCAGGGACAGCGGACATGCCATCTGGGGAGGGTCCTACAGGGGCCAGAGGGACAGAGAACCCCAGGCACGGCCAGGAACAGCCTGCAG CCCCACGCAGGTCCTGGGGACAGCTGCTCTGGGGCTGGCTGTGTGGGCTCTCGCGGGCCCCGGAGCAAGCGCTGAGCCCCGCGGAGAAGGCCGCGCTGGAGCAGAAACTGACCAGCATCGAGGAGGAGCCGCTCTGGAGAAGCGTCTGCAACATCAACGCCGTCCTCCTGCTGGCCGTCAACATCTTCCTCTGGGGCTACTTTGCGTGA